From a single Drosophila sulfurigaster albostrigata strain 15112-1811.04 chromosome 3, ASM2355843v2, whole genome shotgun sequence genomic region:
- the LOC133844880 gene encoding C-type lectin 37Da-like, with protein sequence MFPKELWLVYYILIHITVLHISAVPNNNDQILVRWQNGIADDFNADTKPFKKILDNYYYIEEDTTLNWFAALHKCHELGAELISYENENEYDALLNHLSKTKCYWIDLTNLSKEGGYQSITTGYPPSFTKWDVGEPNNKFGDENCAQLITYVWGILKMNDNNCYDLCQFICKTKYPLQINFVV encoded by the exons ATGTTTCCTAAAGAGTTATGGctagtttattatattttgattcaCATCACCGTGCTTCATATATCTGCCGTGCCAAATAATAATG ATCAGATACTGGTAAGATGGCAAAATGGAATTGCAGATGATTTTAATGCAGACACGAAACCATTTAAGAAAATCCtcgataattattattacattgaGGAAGACACGACATTAAATTGGTTTGCCGCACTTCACAAATGTCATGAACTGGGTGCCGAATTGATAAGctatgaaaacgaaaacgaatacGATGCGCTACTCAATCACTTAAGTAAGACTAAATGTTATTGGATTGATTTAACGAATCTAAGTAAGGAGGGAGGTTATCAATCGATTACCACCGGCTATCCGCCCAGCTTTACAAAGTGGGATGTGGGTGAGCCAAATAATAAGTTTGGAGATGAAAACTGCGCTCAGTTGATCACTTACGTTTGgggtattttaaaaatgaacgATAACAATTGTTATGACTTGTGTCAgtttatttgcaaaacaaaatatccCCTTCAAATAAACTTTGTAGTgtga
- the LOC133842521 gene encoding C-type lectin 37Db-like translates to MDSKVLSTFLLFSVIVLAVIHAEPFQQMRVVLENGISNDFHGNIAPFKKILEKYYYIEQNIKVNWYTALHKCRELGSNLVNFQSDKEYDAVLSELNVRKCYWIDLNDLGEQFKFHSMTTGLPISFNRWGRVEPNNMGKNERCVQLIDYRRQKLIMNDNQCDRLCSFICQTNLPLQTNFVVWLN, encoded by the exons ATGGATTCCAAAGTATTATCGACATTCCTTCTTTTTAGTGTTATCGTGCTGGCTGTGATTCATGctg AGCCATTTCAACAAATGCGTGTGGTTTTGGAAAATGGAATATCAAATGATTTTCATGGGAATATAGCACCTTTTAAAAAAATCCTTGAGAAATACTATTATATCGAACAGAACATCAAAGTTAATTGGTATACAGCTTTGCACAAATGCCGTGAGTTGGGCAGTAATTTGGTGAATTTTCAGAGCGATAAGGAATATGATGCGGTGCTAAGCGAATTAAATGTGAGAAAGTGCTATTGGATCGATCTTAACGATCTCGGTGAACAGTTTAAATTCCACTCCATGACAACTGGACTTCCGATCAGCTTTAATAGATGGGGCAGAGTGGAACCGAATAATATGGGAAAAAATGAACGTTGTGTACAATTAATAGACTATCGCAGACAAAAGTTAATCATGAACGACAATCAATGTGATCGATTGTGTTCCTTTATATGCCAGACCAATTTACCACTGCAAACTAATTTTGTGGTCTGGTTAAActaa
- the LOC133842519 gene encoding N-acylneuraminate cytidylyltransferase A yields the protein MVIHTKFLNVNITMKKSLILWILNVLILVETKPSCTDNDLYALILARGGSKGIKNKNMVEIDGLSLLSRTVLTIRNSSCFQHIWVSTDDKKIAMEAEKYGARVHIRPPHYARDESSSIEAVMEFLEVHSKVQNFSLFQCTSVFLRENYIQEAVEKFQTHDCVFAVKRIHFLRWKMVDDKILPVGFNAEARPRRQDWSGDLVEAGMFYFSKRKLAMKGIFQNEKCSVVEIAPEDGLEIDSYRDLTIARSIIKDEL from the exons ATGGTTATCCATACTAAGTTCCTAAACGTGAATATTACAATGAAAAAGTCGCTGATACTTTGGATACTTAATGTTCTTATTCTTGTTGAAACAAAGCCCTCTTG TACTGACAATGATTTATATGCTCTGATACTCGCTCGTGGAGGAAGCAAGGgaattaaaaacaagaataTGGTTGAAATTGATGGATTATCTCTATTATCACGAACTGTACTTACTATCAGAAATTCTAGTTGCTTTCAACACATTTGGGTTTCTACAGATGACAAGAAAATTGCAATGGAAGCTGAAAAAT aTGGTGCTCGAGTACATATTCGACCTCCGCATTATGCAAGAGATGAGTCGTCATCCATTGAAGCTGTTATGGAGTTCCTGGAAGTTCATAGCAAagttcaaaatttttcattgtttcAATGCACTTCGGTTTTCCTAAGAGAAAACTATATTCAAGAAGCAGTCGAGAAATTTCAGACACATGATTGCGTCTTTGCTGTAAAGAG AATTCATTTCTTACGTTGGAAAATGGTTGATGATAAAATCCTGCCTGTGGGCTTTAATGCGGAAGCGCGTCCTAGAAGGCAAGATTGGTCAGGAGATTTGGTTGAAGCGggaatgttttatttttcaaagagAAAACTCGCAATGAAAggaatttttcaaaatgaaaa GTGTTCTGTTGTTGAAATTGCACCGGAGGATGGTCTAGAAATTGATTCATATCGAGATCTCACGATAGCACGCAGTATTATAAAGGATGAGTTATAG
- the LOC133842520 gene encoding flightin, which produces MADEEDPWGFDDGGDASDAKTSSQPGTADVALSKAESVKSEPRSEAALAEAAPEAEVENIVEPEIEVKAPPPPPEDDGYRKPVQLYRHWVRPKFLQYKYMYNYRTNYYDDVIDYLDKKQVGVAREIPRPQTWAERVLRTRDINAGDLDSFVPTKRDKHLIQTLAASIRTYNYHTKAYINQRYANVL; this is translated from the exons ATGGCGGATGAAGAAGATCCTTGGGGTTTCGATGATGGCGGTGATGCTAGTGATGCAAAGACTTCTTCACAACCCGGTACTGCTGATGTAGCACTCTCAAAAGCTGAGAGCGTAAAGTCTGAGCCAAGATCCGAGGCTGCTCTGGCTGAAGCTGCACCAGAGGCAGAAGTGGAAAATATAGTCGAGCCTGAAATTGAAGTCAAggcacctccacctccacctgaAGACGATGGTTACAGGAAACCAGTTCAGCTATACCGTCATTGGGTCCG GCCAAAGTTTCTGCAgtacaaatatatgtacaacTACAGAACCAATTACTATGACGATGTCATTGATTATTTGGACAAAAAGCAGGTTGGAGTCGCACGCGAAATCCCAAGACCACAAACTTGGGCTGAGCGTGTGTTGCGGACACGAGACATCAA TGCCGGGGATTTGGACTCATTTGTGCCAACAAAGCGGGACAAGCACTTAATCCAAACATTAGCTGCATCAATCAGAACTTATAATTACCATACTAAAGCATACATCAACCAGAGATATGCAAATGttctttaa
- the LOC133842776 gene encoding huntingtin-interacting protein 1 has product MTTNAEKDFFHLNQSVSKALNGLEAPLKSKHARSAIIIIHKSKEARSFWAVITRQPIMESRFAAWKFCHLLHKVLREGPKCAIQQSLKHSNMILEIGKLWGHLHDDIGNCIKAYSKFLVTKLNFHEKNRMYPGTLLITFADIAHVANGDLNFYFQLCVEIFDYLDDIIALQVAVFSSIDKYRISSMTQAGQCRLAPLITLIQDSNPLYDMSVRLMFKLHEKLPNDVLSGHRERFAGIFARLKLFYENVRPRQYFHDLITVPQLPEHSPNFKSQVDFGSYVPPVVHVQSEPDPVVEDLVDTNSANNIVEQDQILVQRIEVLESMIDDKEDTIRQLKDKLDGSLNHFNGLEQTYKHNIVELQRSNTALCNDLESSKEMVANLRMQKDELELQLTNNPILIQKVFEEEEKQKLSSEKFNKLKVMYTQIRDEHISLLRQHGEFTKSLNKEKQANAELSVQIKDLNNEILKKDESIEADKENTAKLLLEIENQKTHSTNLESVGKEMKAKYEAIIQKKESENLEVHSMVNVLKESETELGTVKLVLIEKEQKLAEAESLLIAKDKEIADNLKTYEEKNSELSTKNKVLEETLQKDSEASRGLLVKSETKLKEKENALQEAETSLKRLREEKVTLEKLVSEVQVSLSSKEKEVIENLKAHEEKYSQLSIKHKELEDIHEKDTKDLRGKLSETESKLQQKENALQLTETSLAKVSEEKVSTEKLLSDVQNKLKEREEDLVNASNKNDALSNLNQQCQNALQMMRNLTIQTVKEMCSSKLTDVIEQPMEGVLKISSKTETLLSKIMSSAQTPNEGNTEKLHDILYLGYYFIELYDQCDMIYKSTTEIEKGQDILNKVRTMCPDLTELFVVVQKDENSSEIKTVGQKIQNKLSELNELVRGLMSNFENSVDLDKLIQTELKEMDIAIEEAATKIIDLLSKSRETDSKIKLEVNEKILEACTSLMESIKILILKSRVLQQEIVSSQKGNATENEFYKRNSQWSEGLISASKSVAKGANYLVEAANNAINSESGQNFELIVAAQEIAACTVQLVMASKVKANLNSPNLSNLTLASRNVTKATGVVVATVKDGNARTEQQQDLEFAKLTPSQLKTMEMEIQVKVLELEQALQTQRLKLSSFRKEHYQKTEY; this is encoded by the exons ATGACAACTAACGCAGAGAAGGACTTTTTTCACTTG AACCAAAGTGTCAGCAAGGCCCTCAATGGACTGGAGGCTCCATTGAAGTCGAAACATGCTCGTTCAGCTATTATTATCATACACAAATCGAAAGAAGCGCGAAGCTTCTGGGCCGTCATTACACGACAGCCGATTATGGAAAGTCGCTTCGCCGCTTGGAAATTCTGTCATCTGCTGCACAAAGTCCTTAGAGAAGGCCCCAAATGCGCGATACAGCAATCCCTGAAGCATTCCAATATGATACTGGAGATTGGCAAATTGTGGGGTCATCTACACGATGACATTGGCAACTGCATAAAGGCATATAGCAAATTTTTGGTAACCAAACTGAACTTCCACGAGAAGAATCGCATGTATCCTGGAACTCTGCTCATAACGTTTGCTGATATCGCACATGTCGCCAATGGAGATCTAAATTTCTA ttttcaaCTTTGTGTGGAAATCTTCGATTACCTTGATGATATAATTGCTCTACAAGTCGCCGTATTCAGTTCCATTGATAAGTATCGCATATCGTCAATGACGCAGGCAGGACAATGTAGATTAGCACCGCTGATAACGCTGATTCAAGATTCCAATCCATTGTACGATATGAGTGTGCGACTTATGTTTAAACTGCACGAAAAGTTGCCCAACGACGTGCTCAGTGGTCATCGAGAACGTTTTGCTGGCATTTTTGCCAGATTAAAATTGTTCTACGAGAACGTGAGACCACGGCAGTACTTCCATGATCTGATTACAGTTCCACAGCTACCCGAACATAGTCCGAACTTCAAGTCTCAGGTCGATTTTGGCAGTTATGTTCCTCCTGTTGTCCATGTTCAATCCGAACCAGATCCGGTTGTTGAAGATCTGGTTGATACTAATTCCGCCAATAATATTGTAGAGCAGGATCAAATTCTGGTTCAGCGCATTGAAGTTCTCGAAAGTATGATAGATGATAAGGAGGACACTATACGACAACTGAAGGATAAACTCGATGGAAGCCTGAATCATTTTAATGGATTGGAGCAGACGTATAAGCACAATATCGTGGAACTACAAAGGAGTAATACAGCATTGTGTAATGATCTGGAATCATCGAAGGAAATGGTTGCAAATTTGCGGATGCAAAAGGATGAGCTCGAACTGCAATTGACAAATAATCCCATCTTAATTC aAAAAGTATTTGAGGAAGAGGAGAAGCAAAAGTTGTCTTCAGAAAAGTTTAACAAGCTTAAAGTAATGTACACCCAAATCAGAGATGAGCACATAAGTTTACTTCGTCAG CATGGCGAATTTACCAAATCGTTAAATAAAGAGAAGCAAGCGAATGCAGAATTATCAGTGCAGATTAAAGATCTAAATAATGAAATCTTGAAGAAGGACGAAAGTATTGAAGCCGACAAAGAGAATACCGCAAAGCTTTTGctggaaattgaaaatcaaaaaactcATTCGACAAATCTTGAAAGTGTTGGCAAAGAAATGAAGGCTAAATACGAGGCTATAATACAGAAAAAGGAAAGTGAAAATCTTGAGGTGCATTCAATGGTAAATGTGCTAAAAGAAAGTGAAACTGAGCTGGGCACTGTTAAATTGGTTCTAAtagaaaaagaacaaaagcTGGCAGAAGCAGAAAGTTTATTGATTGCGAAAGATAAAGAAATTGCCGATAACCTTAAAACGTATGAAGAGAAAAACTCGGAACTTTCTACCAAAAATAAGGTTTTGGAAGAAACGCTTCAAAAGGATTCCGAAGCCTCTCGAGGTTTATTAGTGAAGAGTGAAACCAAGCTtaaagaaaaggaaaatgcATTGCAG gAAGCCGAAACTTCTTTAAAAAGGTTAAGGGAAGAAAAAGTAACATTGGAGAAACTCGTAAGTGAAGTGCAGGTCTCGTTGAGTTCAAAAGAAAAGGAAGTCATTGAAAATCTAAAGGCACACGAAGAGAAATATAGTCAGCTGTCTATTAAACACAAAGAATTGGAGGACATTCACGAAAAAGATACAAAGGATCTCCGTGGGAAGTTGAGTGAAACCGAAAGCAAACTTCAACAAAAGGAAAATGCTTTACAG ctaACTGAAACATCATTAGCCAAAGTAAGCGAGGAAAAAGTGTCCACAGAGAAACTCTTAAGCGATGTACAAAATAAGCTAAAGGAACGCGAAGAGGATTTAGTGAAtgcatcaaataaaaatgatgcGCTATCGAACCTGAATCAACAATGTCAGAATGCCTTGCAGATGATGAGAAATCTGACAATTCAGACTGTGAAAGAAATGTGTTCTTCGAAACTAACCGATGTGATCGAACAGCCTATGGAGGGAGTATTAAAAATCTCCTCAAAGACGGAAACTTTGCTTAGCAAAATAATGTCTTCCGCGCAAACACCAAATGAAGGAAACACCGAAAAGTTGCacgatattttatatttaggtTACTATTTTATAGAATTGTATGACCAATGCGATATGATCTATAAATCTACGACAGAGATCGAAAAGGGTCAAG atattttaaataaggTTCGCACAATGTGTCCTGACTTAACTgaactgtttgttgttgttcaaaaGGATGAAAACAGTTCGGAAATCAAAACCGTTGgacaaaagatacaaaataaattgtccGAATTGAATGAACTTGTGCGCGGATTAATGAGCAACTTTGAAAATAGTGTGGACTTGGACAAACTTATTCAAACCGAACTCAAAGAAATGGATATTGCTATTGAGGAAGCAGCGACtaaaattattgatttgcTTTCCAAATCGCGTGAGACCGacagcaaaataaaactgGAAGTGAATGAAAAGATTCTGGAGGCTTGCACATCCCTAATGGAGTCTATTAAGATATTGATCCTGAAATCCCGTGTGCTGCAACAGGAAATTGTTTCCTCCCAGAAAG GCAATGCTACAGAGAATGAATTCTATAAGCGTAATAGCCAATGGTCTGAGGGTTTGATATCAGCATCCAAGAGTGTGGCTAAAGGTGCCAACTATCTCGTTGAAGCTGCCAATAATGCGATTAACAGTGAATCTGGACAAAATTTCGAACTAATCGTTGCTGCACAGGAAATTGCTGCTTGCACAGTTCAGCTGGTGATGGCCAGTAAGGTGAAAGCCAATCTCAATAGCCCAAACTTGAGCAACTTGACACTCGCATCGCGCAACGTAACGAAAGCCactggagttgttgttgcaactgtaAAGGATGGTAATGCAAGAACGGAGCAACAGCAAGATTTGGAGTTTGCGAAGTTAACACCATCACAATTGAAgacaatggaaatggaaatacaAGTGAAAGTATTAGAACTAGAGCAGGCACTTCAAACGCAACGCTTGAAGTTGTCCTCATTCCGGAAGGAGCATTACCAGAAAACAGAGTACTAA